One genomic segment of bacterium includes these proteins:
- a CDS encoding chlorite dismutase family protein has product MVSDQGSGAVGAVQPSVGIGVLHLFAKLGSTSAPDGIIAAVQQAEGNGVQVVAAAVLGHKADIAFMALHADLWCLRDFQASVQQAGLDIVDSYVSLTELSEYAAGLPEETKQARLYPQLPPEGKPAWCFYPMSKRRNPEQNWYELPFERRRELMYEHGATGRKFAGRVLQLITGSTGIDDHEWGVTLFCEHPDDLKEVVYTMRYDEASARYAEFGPFYTGMVAPIEAVLHRLA; this is encoded by the coding sequence ATGGTGAGCGACCAGGGGAGCGGAGCGGTAGGCGCGGTGCAGCCGTCGGTCGGGATCGGCGTGCTTCACCTGTTCGCCAAACTGGGTTCGACTTCGGCACCCGATGGCATCATTGCTGCGGTCCAGCAGGCCGAGGGCAACGGCGTTCAAGTGGTGGCCGCGGCCGTGCTCGGCCACAAAGCCGACATCGCCTTTATGGCCTTGCACGCCGACCTGTGGTGCCTTCGGGATTTCCAGGCCTCCGTGCAGCAGGCCGGCCTTGACATCGTGGACTCCTACGTCTCGCTCACCGAACTGTCGGAGTACGCCGCCGGGTTGCCGGAGGAGACGAAGCAGGCCCGGCTGTATCCCCAGCTCCCCCCCGAGGGCAAACCGGCATGGTGCTTCTATCCCATGTCCAAGCGGCGCAACCCCGAGCAGAACTGGTACGAGCTGCCTTTCGAGCGCCGGCGAGAGCTCATGTACGAGCACGGGGCCACCGGCCGCAAGTTCGCTGGCCGTGTGCTCCAGCTCATCACCGGCTCCACCGGCATCGACGACCACGAGTGGGGAGTAACCCTGTTCTGCGAGCACCCCGACGACCTCAAAGAGGTGGTGTACACCATGCGCTACGACGAGGCGTCGGCCCGCTACGCCGAATTCGGCCCCTTCTACACCGGTATGGTGGCCCCGATCGAAGCCGTGCTCCACCGACTGGCCTAG